From Polaribacter butkevichii, a single genomic window includes:
- a CDS encoding DUF3108 domain-containing protein, producing MKKYTLLFLTLFFLTITNSQEKSVAFKSGELLRYKMSYSGFLRAGTAVLEVKEKVLNGKKVFYTKGTGWTSGMIKWFFSVDDKYESYFDRDSVKPYLFKRKIDEGGYKKHRITRFNYDSNKAYVQDFTMQKDTSVSFSNVQDILSSFYYLRNKDVKNMNKGEEIAIDMFLDSQVYPFKLRFIGRETLRTKFGKIKTLIFRPLVQSGRVFKAQESVTLWITDDANKIPIKMKADLAVGSLRAELESYNGLANPFIKN from the coding sequence ATGAAAAAGTATACCCTATTATTTTTGACCCTTTTTTTCTTGACAATTACTAACAGTCAAGAAAAATCAGTTGCTTTTAAAAGCGGAGAATTGTTGCGTTATAAAATGAGTTACAGTGGCTTTTTAAGAGCAGGAACTGCCGTTTTAGAAGTAAAAGAAAAAGTACTAAATGGTAAAAAAGTATTTTATACAAAAGGTACTGGTTGGACTTCTGGTATGATAAAATGGTTTTTTAGTGTTGATGATAAATATGAAAGCTATTTTGATAGAGATAGCGTAAAACCGTATCTTTTTAAAAGAAAAATTGACGAAGGTGGTTATAAAAAACACAGAATTACAAGGTTTAATTATGATTCTAATAAGGCATACGTTCAAGATTTTACAATGCAAAAAGATACTTCTGTTTCTTTTTCTAATGTGCAAGACATCCTTTCTTCATTCTATTATTTAAGAAATAAAGATGTTAAAAACATGAATAAAGGAGAAGAAATTGCTATAGATATGTTTTTAGATTCTCAGGTATATCCTTTTAAGTTGCGTTTTATAGGAAGAGAAACGTTAAGAACAAAATTCGGTAAAATTAAAACCCTTATTTTTAGACCGTTAGTTCAGTCTGGTCGAGTTTTTAAAGCGCAAGAGAGTGTTACTTTGTGGATTACAGATGATGCTAATAAAATTCCTATTAAAATGAAAGCAGATTTAGCAGTTGGTTCTTTAAGAGCAGAATTAGAGTCTTATAATGGATTAGCGAATCCTTTTATCAAAAATTAG
- a CDS encoding peptidoglycan DD-metalloendopeptidase family protein — translation MKKIILLLVLITSFSSCKKDVKKPIIVPKKVKPKPVYKFGYKIDDYKVIQDTIRRGESFGAILDRHHVGYPKISKITTSIKDVFDVRRLRTGKPYVILSSKDSLEEAKVFIYKDNLINATVIDFKDSIIDAHTYVQPIKTVEKIVEGEIHSNLSNAMDSLHLSANLTYAVADIYAWTLDFYKLQKGDTFKLIFEEKYIKDSLFAGYGEIKSAIFNHKGQDLYAFKYMSDSIKGISEYYDENGNMLRSQFLKSPIKFQYRISSRYNLRRRIAYYGNKIRPHKGTDFAAKIGTPILATASGTVSESARRGGNGNYVKIKHNSTYSTQYLHMKKRKVKKGDYVKQGDVIGWVGMTGNTGGPHVCYRFWKHGKQVDPFKEKLPSAEPLKKSLKPQYLEFIKPLKYQLENKVLPVKEPEVIEKIAQN, via the coding sequence TTGAAAAAAATAATCCTCCTTTTAGTTTTAATTACCTCGTTTTCATCTTGTAAAAAAGATGTTAAAAAACCCATAATAGTACCTAAAAAAGTAAAACCTAAACCTGTTTATAAATTTGGGTATAAAATAGATGATTATAAAGTAATACAAGATACTATTAGAAGAGGCGAAAGTTTTGGCGCTATTTTAGATAGGCATCATGTAGGTTACCCAAAAATTAGTAAAATTACTACTTCTATAAAAGATGTTTTTGATGTTAGAAGATTAAGAACAGGAAAACCTTATGTAATTTTATCTAGTAAAGATTCTTTAGAAGAAGCCAAGGTTTTTATTTACAAGGATAATTTAATTAACGCTACAGTTATAGATTTTAAAGATTCTATAATAGATGCACACACTTATGTTCAGCCAATAAAAACAGTAGAGAAAATTGTAGAAGGAGAAATTCATTCTAATCTTTCTAACGCAATGGATAGTTTGCATTTATCTGCAAATTTAACCTATGCAGTTGCAGATATTTATGCTTGGACTTTAGATTTTTACAAACTACAGAAAGGAGATACTTTTAAACTTATCTTTGAGGAGAAATATATAAAAGACTCTCTTTTTGCAGGATATGGAGAAATTAAATCGGCAATATTTAATCATAAAGGACAAGATTTATATGCATTTAAATATATGTCAGATTCTATAAAAGGAATTTCGGAGTATTATGATGAAAACGGTAATATGCTTCGTAGTCAGTTTTTAAAATCACCTATAAAGTTTCAGTATAGAATTTCTTCTAGATACAATTTAAGAAGAAGAATTGCATATTACGGCAATAAAATAAGACCACATAAGGGTACCGATTTTGCAGCCAAAATTGGAACACCTATTTTAGCAACAGCTAGCGGTACCGTTTCTGAGTCTGCAAGAAGAGGCGGTAATGGTAATTATGTAAAAATTAAACATAATAGCACCTATTCTACACAGTATTTACACATGAAAAAACGTAAAGTTAAAAAAGGCGACTACGTAAAACAAGGGGATGTAATTGGTTGGGTAGGAATGACAGGTAACACAGGTGGGCCACATGTATGTTATCGTTTTTGGAAACATGGCAAGCAAGTAGATCCTTTTAAAGAGAAGTTACCTTCTGCAGAACCTTTAAAGAAAAGTTTAAAACCTCAATATTTAGAGTTTATTAAACCGCTTAAATATCAATTAGAAAACAAAGTACTTCCGGTTAAAGAACCAGAAGTTATAGAAAAAATAGCACAAAATTAA